From Vitis vinifera cultivar Pinot Noir 40024 chromosome 14, ASM3070453v1, a single genomic window includes:
- the LOC132255040 gene encoding uncharacterized protein LOC132255040 gives MFCRYMNAKEENPYRRHFFNPYFGEICGSMSKSTSKSTLKKRLGSYCVNLECCNQFYIPLFQFNEWVIMVINLEAKRVDLLSSYNSIQRVHFVNEAFKVVGFMSQLLRNSFKRNDVNINNLHPQYADIDGDPKLCHTGMYAILYMQHWDGSGLNRTINSERMSLERLKFATHMVLDSENEIGEMVTANIWSTNDAE, from the exons ATGTTTTGTCGATACATGAATGCAAAAGAAGAGAATCCTTATCGCAGACACTTTTTTAATCCATACTTTGGG GAAATATGTGGTTCAATGAGCAAGTCTACCTCAAAATCAACACTCAAGAAAAGATTAGGTAGCTATTGTGTTAATCTTGAATGTTGCAACCAG TTTTATATCCCCTTATTCCAATTTAATGAATGGGTCATCATGGTAATCAATTTGGAGGCTAAAAGGGTGGATCTACTTTCATCATATAATAGCATTCAACGTGTTCACTTTGTTAATGAAGCTTTCAAAGTAGTTGGATTTATGTCACAGTTATTAAGAAATTCCTTCAAACGGAATGATgtgaatataaataatttacatcCACAGTATGCAGATATCGATGGCGATCCAAAATT ATGTCATACTGGGATGTATGCTATTCTCTATATGCAACATTGGGATGGAAGTGGTCTTAATAGAACCATTAATTCT GAACGCATGAGCCTTGAAAGATTGAAATTTGCAACTCATATGGTTCTTGATAGCGAAAACGAAATTGGTGAAATGGTTACAGCTAATATTTGGTCAACCAACGATGCAGAATAG
- the LOC132255079 gene encoding uncharacterized protein LOC132255079 produces the protein MGIPHSGRKLIVEKGSVKASQMPSLQDIESMMVGIDDMEEFKRVFLIFACATLLAPTSRLEGSHSLWYTPREQLLGNINWGEYVLEFLIQAIYEHRRKESVWIKGCLMFLQIFYFSISNFPAMYVELTTPRIAAWNDFLVKQRIKLELEMLGGFGKVELVSTSAEQDETEKNKAPTVDDPVDPDENEDFDVICARMEATQRQITDAQSHLNSLIASYNRDVKVLRTRFTSSHYRTDEGQPSNFHEHVNESGAPFYTNNPQHSPVHSGGQRRSFEDDVGCTNEGVSERPNVEDGVFFSNEDPLHPGPHNMLVLVQSCMNNNVDVAPQASEEIRPQRVKMKVRRHRQRAAACKSHFVQLCVSKYKRLTEEETHVADYVFDESKDPSEMLCAYGGYGVTGEQFQCLVGESFIDIPVR, from the exons ATGGGCATTCCACATAGTGGAAGAAAGTTAATTGTTGAGAAAGGAAGTGTTAAAGCTAGTCAAATGCCGAGTTTGCAAGATATAGAGTCAATGATGGTTGGCATCGATGATATGGAGGAATTTAAGCGGGTCTTCTTGATTTTCGCTTGTGCAACCTTATTGGCACCAACTTCTCGTTTGGAAGGTAGTCACTCGTTATGGTATACACCCCGAGAGCAGTTACTTGGGAACATAAATTGGGGAGAATATGTCTTAGAATTTTTGATTCAAGCTATATATGAACATAGGAGGAAGGAAAGTGTTTGGATTAAAGGGTGTTTGATGTTTCTACAG ATATTCTACTTTTCAATATCTAATTTTCCAGCCATGTATGTGGAACTTACCACTCCTCGCATTGCTGCATGGAATGATTTTTTGGTCAAGCAACGCATCAAGTTGGAGTTAGAAATGCTTGGAGGATTTGGCAAAGTTGAG TTGGTTAGCACATCGGCGGAGCAAGatgaaacagaaaaaaataaggCTCCTACAGTTGATGACCCAGTTGACCCAGATGAGAATGAAGACTTTGAT GTTATTTGTGCTCGCATGGAGGCAACACAACGTCAAATCACCGATGCACAAAGTCATCTTAATAGTCTTATTGCATCATACAACCGTGACGTGAAAGTGTTGAGGACTCGTTTCACCTCTTCACATTATCGCACAGATGAAGGCCAACCGTCAAATTTTCATGAACATGTTAATGAAAGTGGTGCACCATTTTATACAAATAATCCACAACATTCACCTGTTCATTCTGGTGGTCAAAGAAGATCTTTTGAAGATGACGTTGGATGTACAAATGAAGGGGTGTCAGAAAGACCCAACGTAGAAGATGGTGTGTTCTTTTCAAACGAGGATCCCCTTCACCCTGGGCCACACAATATGTTGGTGTTAGTGCAATCGTGCATGAACAACAATGTGGATGTAGCACCACAAGCCTCAGAAGAAATACGACCACAAAGAGTAAAAATGAAAGTACGTCGTCATAGGCAACGAGCAGCTGCGTGTAAGTCACATTTTGTACAATTATGtgtatcaaaatataaaaggtTGACGGAGGAAGAGACACATGTTGCCGACTATGTATTTGACGAGTCAAAAGATCCAAG TGAGATGCTTTGTGCATATGGTGGCTATGGCGTGACAGGGGAACAATTTCAATGCTTAGTAGGGGAGAGCTTCATTGATATTCCGGTAAG GTGA